One segment of Hymenobacter volaticus DNA contains the following:
- a CDS encoding T9SS type A sorting domain-containing protein, with protein MSATTQPTASASPASGQQLAVYPNPATGPTTIRFRPVLDGPAQVLVYNQLGQQVATLYDGPVRQGHSYELSLRSEQLPAGLYTCSLLVSGQRESVRLVVTH; from the coding sequence TTGAGTGCAACAACCCAGCCAACGGCGTCTGCTTCGCCAGCAAGCGGGCAGCAGTTGGCCGTGTATCCAAACCCCGCAACGGGCCCCACCACCATTCGCTTCCGGCCCGTGCTCGATGGGCCCGCGCAGGTGCTTGTCTACAATCAACTGGGCCAGCAGGTAGCCACCTTGTACGACGGGCCCGTGCGGCAAGGGCATTCCTACGAGTTGTCGTTGCGTAGCGAACAGTTACCAGCGGGTTTGTACACCTGTTCGCTGCTCGTTAGCGGCCAGCGCGAATCAGTGCGCCTCGTCGTGACCCATTAA